In Corylus avellana chromosome ca8, CavTom2PMs-1.0, the genomic stretch AAACTGCATTTTAACGCGTTTAGAAATTGCTAAAAAGGAATTCCTACATAGGTTTTTCATGACTTCAAAAAGCAATTCATCTATCACTTCTTCTCAACAAATTGCTAATAAGGTTGCCAACTCATCACCATCACAACAGTAAAATTGACTTGACAATTTGACCCGCAAACTCAACATTAGTTTTAAGATTAAGATTTAAGTTAAACGGGTTCGAATCATAAATGAGTCACTTATTTAATAAACGTATTGTGTTTTGTTTGATATAAACAGATTGGCGAGTTAATCAAGTTAACACGAACTTAATATGTGAATCTGTTTTGCTGGCCCTAATAATAGTGTCCATTAGTCtagtaagataaaaataagatagAGTGTAGTATTTAACATTATTCTAATTTGTAATACTCCTATATCGatattctgaagaaaaaaaaatggctatATTGTTTATGCatgttaatactaataataTTATTAGAAGGATATGCATTAGAAATGGACAAGTTTAGGACACGCATTAGGGAACCAATCTGTGTTCAGGTTCAGATTGGTTCCTGCATCGGCACAAAAAACAGGTTTCCTCGGGACATGGGGACGTGGCAAAGGTCAACCTGCAGCAACACCCTGTTGCGCATATTCCTGATGTCCAAATCCAACGAAGCGGACCATTgttcatttgtttgtttttgttaggCAATCTTTATGTAATATTATATAGGACCCTCCCTTGTAGTCCCTTTTCCCTtcttaaattagaaaaaaaaaaaaaaaaaaaaaaaaaatatagtccACTTTTGGATTTTTGCTAACCCATTTAGCCCTTCTCTATCAAATTCATTCAACTTTACAACTACCCTGTAACATGAGGCAACAGCTGTGTGATGCCTATCATTTTTGTGTAAGGTTTTGTTTTCTTAGCGTGATGTTTccttttgaatatatatatatatatataccaccgCTTTAATGACCCTTTTTTATATTAAAGGGTCGAGTCGCTACAATAACTTGTACATATCAATTAGCATCTTATAACATAAGCAAATCACATCAAAGATTATAATAATGCAGCGGGAACAATTAAAACAATACTAATACATGTTAAGGCAATTTTTGGGTTGGAACAAACTACCACAATAGTTACTGCATGATTGTACTAAGATGGCTCTCCCTCAATGTCAAAGGGCTCTCGATAGTTGATAGGAACAGAAGACACTCTGATACTTAAGTTAGTATGCATGTTTTAGAAAACACTCTGATACTTAAGTTAGTATGCATGTTTTAGAGTGTGAAAGAATCGCTTGATTCTTTGATAACTTATGCATGAAAACATGCATACTTAGGTTAGTATGcatgtttttcaaaaattgattcttAAATGATATGTCGTCactattattttgagaaatgtgtcaCTCTCTCATGGGACGGTGAAATATCACTTAATAACCAACATttgaggggggaaaaaaaaaattgagaagtatAGCATTTCCctaaaagtttataaacataACAAAAATGATGACAAATTCAAAAGGTGGACTAACCGATAGTCtgactttaaaaaaagaaaaagaaaaagccaaaGTAGAAGGCTACCGAATCCTCATCAACACTCTCGTGAATTGTAACACAAGGTCCACAACATTATCTATGCAATTGTTTAGTAGCTATACACATTCAGCTGCATTTATGGGGTTTTCTTGGCCTTACTTGCTAAGAGATGgagcttttttctttctcttctcctcaCTTATTCTCTCAAACTCACTCTCCCACTCAGCCCATGtctctctctaaacccattTTCTAACTCATAAGATTTTCATCCACAAATCACCTCCAAACTACCCAAACCAGAGAGAGGCGATGATCACTCGAGTCttttaatttggaaattttGGTGACTCCATTCTTTTTCAAAGGTTCAAGAGATAGCAATGAATATATGCTAGCTATATTTTGAAGCATGTCTTGGAAGAGTAAAGTATAAGCCAAGGAGTCATATAAAAAACATCCCAGAGATGCACTGAGATAGTGTGCAGGTAGACGAGAGATTTTGGAATAAACAAATTATCATGCGTTGAATAATAATCATGAAAAAGGgtatatactatatattatCATTCCCCATTCCATATTGGAAGGAATTCCTACTCGCTCATGCTTATGACGAACCGCACTCGCCTTTCTAGGACATGATCAGATCATAATCAGACATCATGCATTCTTGCTTACGTGTTCAAATCACTTGCATCCAGAAGCTTCAAAAAAAACGCGCGTATGACATGGGATTCTTTCAGAGATAAAACGCGTGGAAAAGTAATCAGGTAGGGGCTAGAGTCTTCTACATACGCGCTTCAAATAACACACACGATTTTCCAGCTTCCAGGAACCCGCATCATTCTCAATCCTTTATATGCACACACAAACATAATCACCTGCCAAAATCCATAACCTAAAAAATTCCAATCTTCCAAGTTTGTGAAATTATCAGCAAAATTCAgagagacagacagacagaaagaaagagaagggaTGTGTCTGGTTTTTGTTTGCGATCAGGACGAGAGGGTTGTGTCGAGGCAGGCAGCGCCGGGGGCGTGTCCGTACTGCGGGGGGATGGTGCAAGCCATGGACGTACAGAGCCAGTGGAGGTTCTGTTTCGTGCCTCTCTATTTCCGGAACAAGCGCAAGCACTACTGCACCATATGTGCCAAACGCTTGGTCGTTCAGTGAAATATATACAGACCCAGATACCCAGATGAGATGATCAGATCAAAGGCacacctttttgttttctttgttgtcGTTTTTGTTTGAAGTATGTACTGAGAGATCTATCTCCTTGTGtataataataaatactatAGTTTTGACCTTTTCAATTACTGCGGCATGAGATCTTTATCTCTGTATACTTTTTCAACATTTTGCTTTCATGATTCAATGCACCCATAGAGCAGCACtaattgaaaatatttgttcACATTTGGCAGTTCTCATTACTCCCCTAAATATGGAAATCTCTTCGGCTCATTTGTTTTGAGGACCATGATCAAATGTAGTCGGCTAACCTTCTTTGGCGTCTCATATTGCATGGTCAAAGGGGAGGAAAGTAAGAAAATGCAGAAattatttagggaaaaatgtTTTAGACCAAAACATAGCCTTTTAGAACGAGAGTTTCCTAGCAGGCGATCATTTTTCCTAGAGCTTTTACATTAGTCAATTCCATATCTACTCTCTGCTATAAGTTGGTCCATATTGAAGATAAATTCTATCACTCCTGTGAAGAAGAGACTAACGCATGCAGCAAAGGGCTCTAAACAAAGTGAGCTTTATTTATACATTTTCcattgttttctattttcaattaaaaaacaattcaacaaacatACGTAtaattacttttacttttatgttacATCATTTTGAAaggtagaaaaacaaaaagcacacTTTAAAAAGCATTATTAAGGGCTAAAGATGAAGATTTAGCACAAGTTCGATAAACATAGGAGACCGAGAGACAATTCGAAGATTTAGTTCTCATAAAATGACTTCTCTTTTGAGTGTATATTCTGTAAGGATTGTTTTCCATTTATTGTACGATACAACATGATGCAAAACACTGGaattataaatacaatacaGCCTCTCAGGGATGAATAGATTGCTTGAGGCTTTTCATCAAACACCTTGTGTGTATACGTTTATAAATACAATACAGACAAAACATGGATCCTTCTTGTTCCTTCCTCACGTGGCATGAACGTTGTGGTTTGTAAATGGgtttttaaacttcaaaagaaATGTTGATGGCTCAATCGAACATCACAAGGACTGCTTGATTGCCAAGGGCTTTCATCAATGATCGGGCCTGGATTATGACAATATCTACAATCCAGATGATAAGCCTACAACTATTCACATCGGCTGCTCCATGAAGATGCGTATATGGCCCTACCGCCTAGATTTCAGATTCCACAATTTCCAAATTATGTTTGCAAGCTTCAAAAGGTTCTTTATGGACTTAAACAGGCCCCACGAGCCTGGTTTTCTCCTATTCTGGATACTGTTCTTTGCAGTTCTTTACCGTCCTTTGCTATTGATATTCCTACCGCTCCCGTCAGTCAAAAAATAGGATGACAAAAAAGGTGTGTCTGGTCTGGTGTAACAAATATGACTTGATATGTTGATCTACCACTGCTTTCCATATCCCTGgataagccttttttttttcttttttttttttttgttggtagaTAACCTCCGAACACTACTTAAAAGACTTGGCTTTGGGGTGGTTTCTCTGccctttttttgtttcaaacacCTTCTCTTCTTGAGTTATATCCTCTTCACTCTTTCTTCTTATGGTAAATCAAACTGCATTTGATTGAGCCATTATCACAATTTGGAAACTTCTTTATCCAAATTTAATGTTAGGCTTAGCACCAAGCTTATTGAATTGGGCTTAATTGACTCGAGATCTGATTCATCTCAATTTATTATCATTACCGGGTCCAATCTCGATGCAAAGGACTTAAACAGAGCAACTCTAAACAAACTAAATAAGCTAAAGATAATGATGAAGACCAACATCTGTTGGTTAAACAGAGGAGACTGAAAGATAATTCGAAGACTTAGGTTACATTTGGTATTAAGAATGAAAGAACGTTGAATGGGCTAGCCGTTCCCATGGCCCGTGAGAGAATGACTAGTCCTTAAATTGAGATAAAATTAATCCTACTAACAAACCctattgagaaaaaataatcCCTGTTCGAAATATAATTACCCCTACTTAAATTAGTTTTCCTAACCTTATCACCTATCCCTAATTGAATTATTACTCCTAATCCTAATCCTAATCTTATCACCAGGCTAAAGCACATAACATACTATTTCAGATAAAGGCTGTTAATCAGATTGCAAGGTTTGCTTCAATTCTAAATTGATTAAGCgagaaatttaaattcaatctcAGCAACTCAAATTCATAATTCAGGCATTTCCCAGCAGgacaatattcaaaaaaaaaaaaagggggttgaTGAAATTAAGGTTACCTCACTTGCAGAGTTTCAACTTCTTGAAAAATGATGATACAACAGATTTGGGATAGGGCTTGGTAGCAAGGCAAGTTGGAATGTTTTCAGGTTGTTCTATCCACAGTTTATGAGTGATGCCACCAGCTGTGAGCTTTTCTGACAAGTTCAAGATCTGAGGTTCTCCTTTCACCTCAAGAGTGACCtacatttttgaaaaatacaaTGAATTACAAGTAGGTCTGTTTTAGGCAATTAGCTGGTTCATAGGAAAACATGTATGAATCAAAACCTTAAAAGTTTTAGACCATATTCTACGAGTAAAATTTGGAAGCCCTGCCTCTTCTCATGCATACATATTATATAAATTTCCGCTAGCAAGTAAAATTTGCCACTCTTGGAACATTCTTAATCTAACCTTCGGAGAAAATTATGAAACGCATTAATAAAGAATAGAACAAGGCTTTTTACCTTATGCATAGAATCAATGTTTTGGGGACTACAATACTCGACGGTGTGAGGATCGTCCTTGTGGGACCAGACGGCACACACGGAGGCATGGCAGCCCTGTGTCACGACGCTTCCGAGCGGCCATGTGTCAATCAGGTCTCGCCGGAGCACCACGTACTGGACTAGCACGTCGGAGTTCTCCGCCTTCACGCCGTTGCCGTCCTCGTGTACGGCGGGTTCACTCATTGAGTTCGAAGGCCGAGTCCAGACGCGCCGGGGAGACGAAAAGGTAGCCCTAATTGTAGTGATTGAGAAGGGAAATCGAGAGTTGGAGGATgtgaaagtgaaaggaaatGGCGAGGCGCGAAGAGATGCCATGCCAATTGCCACGCTCAGTGGGCTCGAGTCACTGGGAAGAAGAGAGAAACGTCAACAAAGCCCATATAACAGTACAGTGTGGGCCTCCGAAAAAACTAGGCAAGCCTACTTTGTCTAATATTCCAATAATAGAGTTTTCAACTTTTCACAattcaaactttcttttttttttctttttaaagaaaaaatatcaaaattaattcaTGTgcttaatcaaaaaaaaaaatcccatgtATTTTCAATTTGGTCAAATAAATTTTcgaaatttaaattattatcaaatatttcattttagGGATCCAATCTATCCCTATCTCTTTGACGTTGTAAtggaggggtttttttttttttttttttttttcaaaccgaTGGAGGAGGCTGCTTTGGGGACGGAGTTCCGTTCCCATTCGAAATGCCAAATCGTCAAACTCTCCCATCACGGATATCGTTGCATACTATCATATACTAGCATACTGACCGAAGTTGACCTCAAGTGGCCCATTCGTACATGGTGCACCCATCGCAACTATCCATTGAATCTAAAGCCAAATCATAAAAGTAAA encodes the following:
- the LOC132190099 gene encoding uncharacterized protein LOC132190099, yielding MASLRASPFPFTFTSSNSRFPFSITTIRATFSSPRRVWTRPSNSMSEPAVHEDGNGVKAENSDVLVQYVVLRRDLIDTWPLGSVVTQGCHASVCAVWSHKDDPHTVEYCSPQNIDSMHKVTLEVKGEPQILNLSEKLTAGGITHKLWIEQPENIPTCLATKPYPKSVVSSFFKKLKLCK